A genomic stretch from Podospora pseudoanserina strain CBS 124.78 chromosome 3, whole genome shotgun sequence includes:
- a CDS encoding hypothetical protein (EggNog:ENOG50KOG0504; COG:I), producing the protein MTPKRTYQDEEPSASLPKRPRIFDTSSHGSIYPNHDAYPPFVHGDYTIAWICALPLELAVSRAMLDEEHPLPPNQAGDDNIYVLGRIDQHNVVMTCLPGQYGTNNAAIVATNLKRSFPSIRATLMVGIGGGSPSQADLYLGDVVVGTRVMQYDMGKVIAGGSFQETADAKTPSWLLNSAVSALRSKHGPHHSSSRMAGILRSRLPNILRPNHPDRLFQASYNHLLEAPTCIDCDPAKLQPRGARLSDEPRIHYGVIASGNRVMKDGKVRDDIAQRLSALCFEMESAGMMDNLQCLPIRGICDYSDSHKNKEWQDYSAATAAAYARELLEGLPPPSRTLDRTPIINVSQLDTAVDYALERRQRLLRCLEFPQIDARRATIRVAYTKTCRWLLQHSKYQDWLDPRKQSQHHGFLWMRGKAGAGKSTMMKFVYLEMKKGSKKPSVAVVSFFFNARGDYLEKSISGMYRSLLSQLLHEFSDLQSVLDNTDIVPRNQQDCPGLNALKDLLSNAVMALGQRCFTCFIDALDECDEQEVRDMVQFFEELAENATDKGIRFQICFSSRPYPYIDIAGESCSTSRRNQDTKKTWHKLQSQILDKAAGVFMWVVLVVEILNNESSHGALALRKKLSEIPAELGKLFRSMLARDRNRTESLQLCILWILFAKRPLTPAEFRHALWAGLLERRLVDPELPDDTHMDAVKLVTSSSKGLAEITKSKQQTVQFIHESVPDFLVKEKGIQDLWPELGFDLEGPSHEILKHCCTTYLHHPTVRAIIDTPEGVDNERNALAEKCSFLEYAGQQVLYHANAAAPVVPQDGFLTQFFDTNGIRVINYFEKYKARRYGSHATPLYVLADKGLGNLIRTQMKREVATAVPGERYQHPLFAALANGHRNAIAALLGLSSIVCDGVDITEGLKYKKDLRDYQGRTPLSWAAQEGRLSIVKLLIQGGADPDKVDGRGYRPLYRALENGHEAIVRLLIDSGADIKAQDNSGSTALILASQNGHEAIARLLIDNGADIKARSNHGSTALILALRYGHEAIARLLIDSGADIEAQDSSGSTALILASQNGHEAIARLLIDSGADIEAQDSSGSTALILASQNGHEAIARLLIDNGADIKAQDNYGSMALILASQYGHEAIARLLIDSGADIKAQDNSGWTALILASQNGHEAIARLLIDSGADIKAHTNSGWTALNLASHNGHEAIARLLIDNGADIKARSNHGSTALILALRYGHEAIARLLIDSGADIEAQDSSGSTALILASQNGHEAIARLLIDNGADIKARSNHGSTALILASRYGREAIARLLIDNGADIKAQDNSG; encoded by the exons ATGACTCCGAAACGAACGTACCAAGATGAAGAACCGTCTGCGAGCCTTCCGAAACGGCCAAGAATCTTCGACACATCCTCCCATGGCAGCATTTACCCAAACCACGATGCGTACCCTCCATTTGTGCATGGAGACTACACAATCGCCTGGATCTGTGCACTTCCCTTAGAACTGGCGGTATCGCGTGCCATGCTGGACGAGGAACACCCACTGCCACCCAACCAAGCCGGCGACGACAACATCTACGTGCTCGGACGCATCGACCAGCACAACGTTGTCATGACATGTTTGCCGGGACAGTATGGAACGAACAACGCCGCAATCGTCGCGACAAACCTGAAGCGGAGTTTTCCGAGCATCCGCGCTACCTTAATGGtcggcatcggcggcggATCCCCTAGCCAGGCCGACTTGTACCtaggtgatgttgtcgtcggCACGAGGGTCATGCAGTATGACATGGGCAAAGTGATTGCGGGCGGCTCGTTCCAAGAAACGGCTGATGCGAAGACTCCTTCGTGGCTATTGAACTCAGCTGTGTCCGCTCTACGATCGAAGCATGGGCCGCACCATTCCAGCAGTCGGATGGCAGGGATCCTGCGAAGCCGACTTCCGAATATCTTGCGCCCGAACCACCCCGATCGCCTGTTCCAAGCGTCCTATAACCACCTTCTCGAGGCTCCAACATGTATTGACTGCGACCCAGCAAAGCTGCAACCACGAGGCGCACGCCTCTCTGACGAACCCAGGATCCACTACGGAGTCATCGCTTCGGGAAACAGGGTTATGAAGGACGGGAAAGTACGGGATGACATTGCTCAGCGACTATCGGCGCTGTGCTTCGAGATGGAGTCAGCCGGCATGATGGATAACCTCCAGTGCTTGCCGATTCGTGGAATTTGCGACTATTCGGATTCCCACAAGAACAAGGAGTGGCAAGACTATTCTGCTGCAACTGCAGCTGCATACGCGAGGGAACTGCTGGAAGGGCTTCCGCCTCCGTCCAGGACACTTGATCGGACTCCCATAATCAATGTGAGCCAGCTCGATACTGCCG TCGACTATGCTTTGGAACGGCGGCAACGCTTGCTGAGATGCCTTGAATTCCCGCAAATCGATGCCCGCAGAGCCACTATTCGGGTTGCATATACAAAAACCTGCCGTTGGCTACTACAGCACTCAAAGTATCAGGATTGGCTTGACCCTAGGAAGCAATCACAGCATCATGGCTTCTTATGGATGCGAGGCAAGGCAGGCGCCGGAAAGTCAACCATGATGAAGTTCGTGTACCTGGAAATGAAGAAAGGCTCCAAAAAGCCCAGTGTGGCCGTggtgtccttcttcttcaatgCACGAGGCGACTATTTGGAAAAGTCCATCTCCGGGATGTACCGGTCTCTGTTGTCGCAGCTCCTGCACGAGTTTTCGGACCTTCAATCCGTCCTAGACAACACCGACATTGTTCCGCGGAACCAACAAGACTGCCCTGGCCTGAACGCTCTGAAGGATCTTCTCAGCAACGCTGTCATGGCCCTTGGCCAGCGCTGCTTTACCTGCTTCATCGACGCCCTCGATGAGTGTGACGAGCAGGAAGTCCGGGACATGGTCCAGTTCTTCGAAGAATTGGCAGAGAATGCCACTGATAAAGGCATTCGGTTTCAAATCTGTTTCTCAAGTCGGCCATATCCGTACATTGATATTGCCGGGGAATCTTGCTCAACCTCGAGAAGGAATCAGGACACGAAGAAGACTTGGCACA AACTACAATCCCAAATCTTGGACAAAGCTGCTGGGGTTTTCATGTGGGTCGTGTTGGTAGTGGAAATCCTAAACAATGAGAGTAGCCACGGCGCCCTCGCTCTCAGAAAGAAGCTTTCGGAAATCCCGGCCGAATTAGGTAAACTCTTCAGGAGCATGCTGGCACGAGATCGAAATAGAACTGAATCGCTACAGCTCTGCATTCTCTGGATTCTCTTTGCAAAGCGGCCTTTGACTCCAGCAGAGTTCCGCCATGCGCTATGGGCGGGCTTGTTGGAGCGGCGTCTTGTCGATCCCGAGTTGCCAGATGACACACACATGGATGCCGTCAAGCTAGTCACGAGCTCCTCGAAGGGGCTTGCTGAGATCACCAAATCTAAGCAGCAGACCGTGCAGTTTATTCATGAATCAGTGCCGGACTTTTTGGTGAAAGAAAAGGGCATTCAGGATTTGTGGCCTGAACTTGGATTCGACTTGGAGGGTCCTAGCCACGAAATCCTCAAGCATTGTTGCACTACATACCTGCATCATCCAACAGTACGGGCGATCATCGACACGCCAGAGGGCGTAGACAACGAGCGGAACGCCCTGGCCGAGAAATGCTCGTTCCTGGAGTATGCCGGTCAGCAGGTCCTCTACCATGCCAATGCTGCGGCGCCTGTGGTTCCGCAAGACGGTTTTTTGACCCAATTCTTTGATACGAATGGAATCAGGGTGATCAACTACTTCGAGAAGTACAAAGCTCGGCGGTATGGCTCCCATGCAACTCCGCTTTATGTTCTAGCAGACAAAGGCTTGGGAAACCTTATTCGTACACAGATGAAAAGAGAAGTGGCTACCGCTGTTCCTGGGGAAAGGTACCAGCATCCGCTTTTCGCTGCGTTAGCAAACGGCCATAGAAATGCCATAGCCGCACTTCTGGGCTTGTCATCGATTGTCTGCGATGGCGTCGATATCACTGAAGGTTTAAAATACAAAAAGGATTTGAGGGATTACCAAGGCCGGACGCCATTATCGTGGGCTGCCCAGGAGGGCAGGCTAAGCATTGTGAAATTATTAATTCAAGGAGGGGCAGACCCTGACAAAGTCGATGGGAGAGGATATAGGCCACTTTACCGGGCTCTAGAGAATGGCCACGAGGCTATCGTGCGGCTCCTCATTGACAGCGGGGCGGATATTAAGGCTCAGGATAATTCTGGATCGACGGCACTGATTTTGGCCTCACAGAATGGCCACGAGGCTATCGCGCGGCTCCTCATCGATAACGGAGCGGATATTAAAGCTCGTAGCAATCATGGATCAACGGCACTGATTTTGGCCTTACGGTATGGCCACGAGGCTATCGCGCGACTCCTTATTGACAGCGGGGCGGATATCGAGGCTCAGGATAGTTCTGGATCAACGGCACTGATTTTGGCCTCACAGAATGGCCACGAGGCTATCGCGCGGCTCCTCATTGACAGCGGGGCGGATATCGAGGCTCAGGATAGTTCTGGATCGACGGCACTGATTTTGGCCTCACAGAATGGCCACGAGGCTATCGCGCGACTCCTCATCGATAACGGAGCGGATATTAAGGCTCAGGATAATTATGGATCAATGGCACTGATTTTGGCCTCACAGTATGGCCACGAGGCTATCGCGCGACTCCTCATTGACAGCGGGGCGGATATTAAGGCTCAGGATAATTCTGGATGGACGGCACTGATTTTGGCCTCACAGAATGGCCACGAGGCTATCGCGCGACTCCTCATTGACAGCGGGGCGGATATTAAGGCTCATACAAATTCTGGATGGACGGCACTGAATTTGGCCTCACATAATGGCCACGAGGCTATCGCGCGGCTCCTCATCGATAACGGAGCGGATATTAAAGCTCGTAGCAATCATGGATCAACGGCACTGATTTTGGCCTTACGGTATGGCCACGAGGCTATCGCGCGACTCCTTATTGACAGCGGGGCGGATATCGAGGCTCAGGATAGTTCTGGATCAACGGCACTGATTTTGGCCTCACAGAATGGCCACGAGGCTATCGCGCGGCTCCTCATCGATAACGGAGCGGATATTAAAGCTCGTAGCAATCATGGATCAACGGCACTGATTTTGGCCTCACGGTATGGCCGCGAGGCTATCGCGCGGCTCCTCATCGACAACGGGGCGGATATTAAGGCTCAGGATAATTCTGGATAG
- the YUH1_1 gene encoding ubiquitinyl hydrolase 1 (EggNog:ENOG503NUZS; COG:O; MEROPS:MER0000836), translating to MSHQYRKHFTPLESNPSLFTSLAHTLGLSPALEFHDVLSLHDADLLSLTPRPAHALIIVFPTSPNYEAELTTKDKDITQYTSSGDNEPIIWYKQTINNACGLYAILHAVSNGHARDFIIPNSHLYQLLTTCTPLNPQDRAAFLENDTNLEAAYKTVALQGDSAVPENPEDEVDFHYVCFVRSPKNGHLYELDGDRKGPINLGEFEEDDLLSERGLRVLKEFIEKTECEGGVSLLALAPAE from the exons ATGTCCCATCAATACCGCAAACACTTCACCCCCCTcgaatccaacccctccctcttcacctccctaGCCCACACCCTCGGCCTCTCACCCGCCCTAGAGTTCCACGAtgtcctctccctccacgaCGCCGACCTCCTCTCTCTAACCCCACGTCCAGCCCACGCACTCATCATAGTcttccccacctcccccaactacGAAGCCgaactcaccaccaaggacaaggacatcACCCAGTACACAAGCAGCGGTGACAACGAGCCAATAATCTGGTACAAACaaaccatcaacaacgcctGCGGCCTCTACGCCATCCTCCACGCCGTCAGCAATGGCCACGCTCGAGACTTCATCA TTCCCAACTCACACCTCTATCAGCTCCTGACAACTTGCACGCCCCTCAACCCACAAGACCGCGCCGCTTTCCTAGAAAACGACACGAACCTGGAAGCAGCGTACAAAACTGTCGCTCTACAGGGTGACTCGGCCGTCCCTGAGAATCCAGAGGATGAGGTCGACTTTCATTACGTGTGTTTTGTCAGGTCGCCCAAGAACGGGCATCTATACGAGCTGGACGGAGACAGGAAGGGGCCAATAAATCTAGGAGAGTTTGAAGAAGACGATCTCCTTTCTGAACGGGGATTAAGAGTGCTAAAGGAGTTTATCGAGAAAACAGAGTGCGAAGGGGGAGTTAGCCTACTTGCGTTGGCTCCGGCGGAATAG
- a CDS encoding hypothetical protein (COG:S; EggNog:ENOG503PDQG) gives MADFDSHPAYVVRRGQLVPLPTPKSLAEHLQKSTELEAGDWHDIVVLHGVSPRYADVLLLLDGSDSAFLESFASRREYRPFARSGLVNQQASSSERRWSILEYPELMQGLRPLRLDRDETDTVHPPPVRTLPSSSGKTSAVFCRMALRISDQRHLLLLDNPVWRRSWQVRKAPWRTPVASFRDPPSPSPYSETNEAGSFEASLLSTLSGKTHHKSLRELLLDLAYDRWLELFEFLESPSHPVTDNTMAFWWQVLQSLELNEEEGSSPCWRRLLDRAQRRISLLSLPTIKRPVPLKSASAPMLPSSPGSPSSRRSPCSPRSAASTPATLLTTPPVLQQPKNEVREKAVTRFGIPSTAVRAARLRRALAYRPSAEENRRALDRISYMGGILIPLPIVSGILSMGEIFGPSGSRFWIFWAAAVPLSIMSVLIIYADTIRKAEVWVEVAPDLVVPGRVPGRLSTDSEGGMSDGTVDVEVQEHRTVTWRRHHPGEGRGSSSGGEGLQQQRPQVPHDPSVVFVLNHDMEERAIGLPPESAAMATAAMEPDWDEDIDDAMLEVLPAAAGRNRNRPRIILQRSEDGHEKPKAWKRQELGWYGAMKSVMWKKPRALEDVPNGVIAYEREGKKKSKTF, from the coding sequence ATGGCCGACTTCGACTCCCACCCAGCCTACGTCGTTAGGCGAGGTCAACTCGTCCCCCTACCCACGCCAAAGTCCCTCGCCGAACACCTCCAAAAGAGCACTGAGCTTGAGGCTGGGGATTGGCATGACATAGTTGTCCTCCATGGCGTGTCCCCCAGGTACGCCGATGTGCTCCTCCTTTTAGACGGCAGCGACTCTGCTTTTCTCGAATCCTTTGCCTCGAGACGCGAGTACAGACCCTTTGCTAGAAGCGGACTCGTCAACCAGCAGGCCTCCAGCAGCGAAAGACGATGGAGCATTCTCGAGTATCCAGAGCTGATGCAGGGACTCAGGCCTCTCCGCCTCGACAGGGACGAGACCGACACAGTGCACCCTCCACCTGTCAGAACTCTCCCATCGAGCAGCGGAAAGACCTCTGCCGTTTTCTGCCGCATGGCCCTACGCATCTCTGATCAGAGACACCTGCTCCTCTTGGACAATCCAGTCTGGAGACGCTCTTGGCAGGTTCGCAAGGCACCATGGAGGACGCCTGTCGCTTCTTTTCGCGATCCACCTAGTCCCTCCCCTTACAGCGAAACCAACGAGGCTGGGAGCTTTGAAGCTTCTCTTCTGAGCACACTGAGTGGCAAAACGCATCACAAATCTCTGAGAGAGCTGTTGCTTGATTTGGCATACGACAGATGGTTGGAGCTGTTTGAGTTTTTGGAGTCGCCTTCTCACCCCGTCACGGACAATACCATGGCGTTTTGGTGGCAGGTCTTGCAATCTCTGGAGCTCAacgaagaggagggcagCAGTCCATGCTGGAGAAGACTTCTCGACAGAGCACAGCGGCGAATCTCGCTTTTGTCTCTACCCACCATCAAGAGACCTGTTCCGCTCAAGTCGGCTTCGGCTCCCATGTTGCCTAGCTCACCTGGCTCACCTTCTTCCCGAAGATCACCTTGTTCACCTAGATCGGCAGCGTCGACACCAGCTACGTTATTGACAACCCCGCCTGTGCTTCAGCAGCCAAAGAATGAGGTGCGCGAGAAGGCGGTTACTCGCTTTGGCATACCCAGCACCGCGGTCAGAGCTGCGCGGTTGAGAAGGGCGCTTGCATATCGGCCTTCGGCGGAGGAGAATCGACGAGCGTTGGACCGGATCAGCTATATGGGTGGTATTCTCATTCCCCTACCCATCGTCTCTGGAATTTTGTCCATGGGCGAGATTTTTGGCCCCTCTGGTTCCAGGTTTTGGATATtttgggctgctgctgttcctcTTTCCATCATGTCGGTCTTGATCATATATGCGGATACTATCCGCAAGGCCGAAGTCTGGGTGGAGGTTGCGCCCGACCTGGTTGTTCCGGGACGAGTTCCTGGACGACTCAGCACTGACAGCGAAGGCGGTATGAGTGATGGGACTGTGGATGTCGAAGTTCAGGAGCATAGGACTGTTACTTGGCGGAGACATCATCCTGGGGAGGGACGTGgtagcagcagcggcggggAGGGCTTGCAACAGCAGAGACCACAAGTGCCGCATGATCCGAGCGTGGTGTTTGTTTTGAATCATGACATGGAGGAGAGAGCTATTGGCTTGCCGCCGGAGAGTGCTGCTatggcgacggcggcgatgGAGCCTGATTGGGACGAGGACATTGATGATGCTATGTTGGAGGTGttgcctgctgctgctgggaggaaCAGGAATAGACCGCGAATTATTTTGCAGAGGTCAGAGGATGGGCATGAGAAGCCTAAGGCGTGGAAGAGGCAGGAGCTGGGGTGGTATGGAGCTATGAAGTCGGTTATGTGGAAGAAGCcgagggcgttggaggaTGTGCCGAATGGGGTTATTGCTtatgagagggaggggaagaagaagtcgaagACGTTTTAA